Proteins encoded by one window of Juglans regia cultivar Chandler chromosome 15, Walnut 2.0, whole genome shotgun sequence:
- the LOC108991632 gene encoding probable disease resistance protein At4g27220, producing the protein MEIIFSIVGKIGEYSVGPIGEQFGYIISYKNNISTLEEKILKLLEKEEAVQQSVDGAQWNQQVVASEVKTWQANVRKRIEEAQKFLEEDVKANRKCLNGWCPDLKLRYSLGKKAQKNTQAIIQLLEEGGKYDRVYNTPPPLEVRSSPTGWFKDFESRKSTIQNVLDALKNDKIDMVALCGMGGIGKTEMAKEIERRVKYDNLFHKVASAVVSQKPSLTKIQGELAEMLGPKLEAESLHGRANELYSRLKNKNVLVILDDVWEHLDLGHIGVIDAVKEKSCKILLTSRNEEACNAMRIQKIFPVGLLSKEEAWNLFVEIASDCINTSDLISIAKQVAKECARLPLAIAVVGGALRNKSDKKEWKAALQQLKMSNPHNIYGLHKKVYSSIEFSYNYLPSDEAKSCFLLCCLYPEDYDVPIEDLVRYGVAKRFLKGLGTVQQTRELVHTIVKNLIRSNLLLDSDMKEYVKMHDIVRDVAISIASRDKNGFMVLLHEELEEWPQNDRFDSYTTISLLLGEMKWHPTELKCPTLQLLQLSGRNHSKTFPDNLFDGMKELKMLYLQDCRSSLTTLPPSIQILQNLRMLNLQNCCLGDVSAIGTLGNLEILGFPYSEIEELPLEIGNLSRLKLLDMKGWQYPKRIAAGVLSGLSRLEELYVDGFRNWGRTTTMEGNGEVTNNNASLTELIPYSNQLVVLEISVPSILYLPKELYFSNSNFRFRIDIGIDFEPENVTYLFENTLELKVEDASDLGEYREIRSLLKKAVDLRLDII; encoded by the exons atggaaattattttttcaattgttggAAAAATAGGAGAATATTCGGTTGGTCCAATTGGGGAACAGTTTGGCTATATTATTTCCTACAAGAACAATATTTCAACTCTTGAAGAGAAAATTCTGAAGCTACTTGAGAAGGAGGAGGCAGTCCAACAATCTGTTGATGGAGCCCAATGGAATCAACAAGTAGTCGCAAGTGAAGTTAAGACCTGGCAGGCAAATGTGAGGAAAAGAATTGAAGAAGCCCAGAAATTCCTTGAAGAAGATGTCAAAGCTAATAGGAAGTGCTTGAATGGTTGGTGTCCTGATTTGAAGCTACGCTATTCCTTGGGTAAGAAAGCTCAAAAGAATACTCAAGCTATCATTCAGTTGCTAGAAGAAGGTGGAAAATATGATAGGGTGTACAACACTCCACCTCCATTGGAAGTGAGATCATCACCCACAGGATGGTTTAAGGATTTTGAATCACGAAAATCAACGATTCAAAATGTTTTGGATGCTCTAAAGAATGACAAGATAGACATGGTTGCATTATGCGGTATGGGAGGGATCGGCAAGACAGAAATGGCCAAAGAGATTGAGAGAAGAGTGAAATATGATAATTTATTCCATAAAGTTGCCAGTGCGGTGGTGTCTCAAAAGCCAAGCTTGACAAAGATTCAAGGCGAACTTGCAGAAATGCTTGGTCCCAAACTTGAAGCAGAGAGTTTACATGGAAGAGCAAACGAATTATATTCAAGATTGAAGAATAAGAATGTCCTAGTAATATTGGATGATGTTTGGGAACACCTTGATCTTGGGCATATTGGAGTTATCGATGCAGTTAAAGAAAAGAGCTGCAAAATCTTGTTGACATCAAGAAACGAAGAAGCTTGCAATGCGATGAGAATTCAGAAGATTTTTCCAGTTGGACTTTTATCTAAAGAAGAAGCGTGGAATCTTTTTGTAGAGATTGCTAGTGATTGTATTAATACCTCTGATCTAATATCAATTGCAAAACAGGTCGCGAAGGAATGTGCACGTTTACCCCTTGCCATTGCGGTAGTTGGAGGTGCTCTTAGAAACAAAAGCGATAAAAAGGAGTGGAAAGCCGCGCTTCAGCAACTTAAAATGTCTAACCCACATAATATTTATGGTCTGCATAAAAAGGTATATTCCAGCATTGAGTTCAGTTACAATTACTTACCAAGTGACGAAGCCAAATCATGTTTTTTGCTATGTTGTTTGTATCCGGAAGATTATGATGTTCCAATTGAAGATTTAGTCAGGTATGGAGTTGCAAAAAGGTTTCTTAAAGGCTTGGGTACTGTGCAACAAACAAGAGAACTTGTCCACACAATAGTTAAGAATCTTATAAGATCAAATCTCTTGTTGGATAGCGACATGAAGGAATACGTCAAAATGCATGATATTGTACGAGATGTTGCCATATCAATTGCATCCAGAGACAAAAATGGTTTTATGGTATTGTTGCATGAAGAACTTGAAGAATGGCCACAGAATGATAGATTTGACAGTTACACCACAATTTCTCTTTTACTTGGAGAAATGAAATGGCATCCTACTGAGTTGAAGTGTCCCACACTTCAGCTTTTGCAACTATCAGGTAGGAACCATTCAAAAACATTCCCAGACAATTTATTTGACGGGATGAAGGAGCTAAAGATGTTGTATTTGCAAGACTGTAGATCTTCCTTGACGACGTTGCCACCATCAATCCAAATCCTCCAGAACCTTCGAATGTTGAATCTGCAGAATTGTTGCTTAGGAGATGTGTCGGCAATTGGAACCCTGGGCAACCTAGAAATTCTTGGCTTTCCTTATTCCGAGATCGAGGAGTTGCCGTTGGAAATAGGAAATCTTAGTCGATTAAAGTTACTAGATATGAAGGGATGGCAATATCCAAAGCGAATTGCGGCTGGTGTATTATCCGGTTTATCTCGACTAGAAGAATTGTACGTGGACGGATTTAGGAATTGGGGACGTACGACTACGATGGAAGGAAATGGAGAAGTAACAAATAATAATGCAAGCCTTACTGAACTAATTCCTTATTCCAATCAACTGGTGGTTTTAGAAATCAGTGTGCCAAGTATCTTGTACCTGCCAAAAGAATTGTACTTCAGTAACTCCAATTTCAGATTTAGGATAGATATTGGGATAGATTTTGAGCCAGagaatgtgacatatttatttgaaaatactttGGAACTCAAAGTGGAGGATGCAAGTGATCTTGGGGAATACCGAGAAATTCGTTCATTGTTGAAGAAAGCTGTAGATTTGAGGTTGgatatt ATTTAG
- the LOC108991633 gene encoding uncharacterized protein LOC108991633, with amino-acid sequence MGLNASQLRLVPTTLKGFTGDVVQPMGFITLPVSVGTDPHLTTTMTEFLVVKRQSSYNAIIGRPTLNALKAITSTYHLKIKFTTKVGVGAVRGEQVLARECYVQELKRGERDVKMVEPQENGDATYPSSPHEVFMMEVDTRDEETLRQE; translated from the coding sequence ATGGGGTTAAATGCGAGTCAGCTTCGACTAGTGCCAACCACATTGAAGGGATTTACGGGAGATGTAGTCCAACCTATGGGGTTCATCACATTGCCTGTGTCAGTGGGAACTGATCCTCACCTCACCACCACTATGACTGAGTTCTTGGTAGTCAAAAGGCAATCATCATATAATGCCATTATAGGCCGGCCAACTTTGAACGCCTTGAAAGCGATCACGTCCACttatcatttgaaaataaagtttaCTACGAAGGTGGGAGTTGGTGCGGTACGTGGGGAACAGGTGCTTGCCCGAGAGTGTTATGTGCAAGAACTAAAACGAGGGGAGAGAGATGTAAAAATGGTAGAGCCGCAAGAAAATGGAGATGCGACTTACCCATCGTCTCCTCATGAGGTTTTCATGATGGAGGTAGATACGAGGGATGAAGAAACATTGAGGCAAGAATAA
- the LOC108991735 gene encoding 5'-nucleotidase domain-containing protein 4-like isoform X2, with protein MRISKKPVSFCLSLFSPTVSSRIPHHSGTRGAVRAAGASQLQASHPMDKSHRTFVGEKSQNVLHMASSDGGHKPFIWSSSEGGHNIDIGKHIFCNRPLNMKNIVSVGFDMDYTLAQYKPETFESLAYEGTIKNLVYNLGYPRELLDWSFDWTYMVRGLVLDKRRGNILKMDRHKYVKVAYHGFRELSKDEKVGTYGNTLLRDSFDEPGYALIDTLFSLAEAYLFAQLVDFRDRNPGKVSERVDYAHMYKDVRAAVDLCHRDGTLKQTVAKDPGQYINKDTSIVPMLKMLRDSGRSTFLVTNSLWDYTNIVMNFLCESCTMKSSNRMNFDWLQYFDVVITGSSKPGFFHEDNLANLFEVEPESGMLLNTDNGSPMPQVGSASPRLSLKGLNKMCRVFQGGSVGHLHKLLSIESSSQVLYVGDHIYGDILHSKKVLGWRTMLVVPELEREIELLWKLRDIRKELRLLQNQRDFIEDKIHLVKWSLKFEDVDVDEKHKMSTALDELESQREQVRSAHQQAQRECHQKFHKVWGQLMKTGYQNSRFAHQVERFACLYTSQVSNLSLYSPHKYYRPSEDFMPHEFDIIPI; from the exons ATGCGTATTTCCAAGAAACCCGTTTCCTTTtgcctctccctcttctctcccacTGTCTCTTCCCGGATTCCACATCACTCTGGAACACGAGGAGCAGTTCGCGCCGCAG GAGCAAGTCAATTACAGGCCAGCCATCCAATGGACAAGAGCCACAGGACTTTCGTGGgtgaaaaatcacaaaatgttCTTCATATGGCAAGCAGTGATGGTGGCCATAAACCATTTATATGGTCATCTTCTGAAGGAGGACACAATATTGATATAGGAAAGCATATCTTTTGCAACAGACCATTAAATATGAAGAATATTGTATCTGTCGGGTTTGATATGGATTACACTTTGGCACAATATAAGCCTGAGACTTTTGAATCACTTGCTTACGAAGGCACGATTAAAAATTTGGTCTACAATTTGGGATACCCCCGTGAG TTACTAGATTGGTCGTTTGATTGGACGTACATGGTGAGAGGGTTGGTACTTGATAAAAGGAGAGGCAACATCTTGAAG ATGGATCGGCATAAGTATGTGAAGGTAGCCTATCATGGGTTCAGGGAGCTGTCGAAGGATGAAAAAGTTGGTACCTACGGGAATACGTTGTTACGGGATTCTTTTGATGAGCCTGGCTATGCTCTCATTGATACCCTTTTTTCACTAGCTGAAGCCTACTTGTTTGCTCAACTGGTTGACTTCCGAGACAGAAATCCTGGAAAAGTTTCAGAGCGTGTTGA CTATGCTCATATGTACAAAGATGTTCGTGCTGCAGTTGATctgtgtcaccgtgatggaacTTTAAAGCAAACGGTTGCAAAAGATCCTGGACA ATATATCAACAAAGATACCTCAATAGTGCCAATGCTCAAAATGCTCAGAGATTCCGGTCGTTCTACATTCTTAGTGACAAATAG TTTATGGGACTATACAAACATTGTGATGAACTTCCTCTGTGAATCATGTACAATGAAAAGCAGTAACAGAATGAATTTTGACTGGCTTCAGTACTTTGATGTTGTGATCACCGGCAG TTCAAAGCCGGGCTTCTTCCATGAGGACAATCTCGCAAATTTGTTTGAAGTAGAACCCGAGTCTGGAATGCTACTTAATACTGATAATGGCTCTCCTATGCCTCAG GTGGGAAGTGCTTCACCAAGATTATCATTGAAGGGGCTGAATAAGATGTGCAGAGTTTTCCAG GGAGGCAGTGTTGGCCATCTGCATAAACTTCTCTCAATTGAGTCAAGTTCACAG gTTCTCTATGTCGGGGATCATATATATGGAGATATTTTACACAGCAAAAAGGTTCTTG GTTGGAGAACAATGCTTGTTGTTCCagagcttgagagagagatcgaACTGCTTTGGAAATTAAGGGATATCCGCAAG GAACTGAGATTGTTGCAGAATCAGCGTGACTTCATTGAAGACAAAATACATCTTGTGAAGTGGTCTCTCAA GTTTGAagatgttgatgttgatgagAAGCATAAAATGTCTACTGCACTAGATGAGTTGGAG TCTCAAAGGGAGCAAGTCCGATCAGCTCACCAACAGGCTCAACGGGAATGCCACCAAAAG TTTCATAAAGTTTGGGGACAACTCATGAAGACTGGTTATCAGAACTCGCGCTTTGCGCATCAG GTTGAGAGATTTGCCTGCCTTTACACTAGCCAAGTGTCCAACTTAAGCCTGTACTCCCCACACAAATACTACAGACCAAGTGAAGATTTTATGCCCCATGAATTTGATATCATTCCAATTTGA
- the LOC108991735 gene encoding 5'-nucleotidase domain-containing protein 4-like isoform X1, protein MRISKKPVSFCLSLFSPTVSSRIPHHSGTRGAVRAAVSGASQLQASHPMDKSHRTFVGEKSQNVLHMASSDGGHKPFIWSSSEGGHNIDIGKHIFCNRPLNMKNIVSVGFDMDYTLAQYKPETFESLAYEGTIKNLVYNLGYPRELLDWSFDWTYMVRGLVLDKRRGNILKMDRHKYVKVAYHGFRELSKDEKVGTYGNTLLRDSFDEPGYALIDTLFSLAEAYLFAQLVDFRDRNPGKVSERVDYAHMYKDVRAAVDLCHRDGTLKQTVAKDPGQYINKDTSIVPMLKMLRDSGRSTFLVTNSLWDYTNIVMNFLCESCTMKSSNRMNFDWLQYFDVVITGSSKPGFFHEDNLANLFEVEPESGMLLNTDNGSPMPQVGSASPRLSLKGLNKMCRVFQGGSVGHLHKLLSIESSSQVLYVGDHIYGDILHSKKVLGWRTMLVVPELEREIELLWKLRDIRKELRLLQNQRDFIEDKIHLVKWSLKFEDVDVDEKHKMSTALDELESQREQVRSAHQQAQRECHQKFHKVWGQLMKTGYQNSRFAHQVERFACLYTSQVSNLSLYSPHKYYRPSEDFMPHEFDIIPI, encoded by the exons ATGCGTATTTCCAAGAAACCCGTTTCCTTTtgcctctccctcttctctcccacTGTCTCTTCCCGGATTCCACATCACTCTGGAACACGAGGAGCAGTTCGCGCCGCAG TATCAGGAGCAAGTCAATTACAGGCCAGCCATCCAATGGACAAGAGCCACAGGACTTTCGTGGgtgaaaaatcacaaaatgttCTTCATATGGCAAGCAGTGATGGTGGCCATAAACCATTTATATGGTCATCTTCTGAAGGAGGACACAATATTGATATAGGAAAGCATATCTTTTGCAACAGACCATTAAATATGAAGAATATTGTATCTGTCGGGTTTGATATGGATTACACTTTGGCACAATATAAGCCTGAGACTTTTGAATCACTTGCTTACGAAGGCACGATTAAAAATTTGGTCTACAATTTGGGATACCCCCGTGAG TTACTAGATTGGTCGTTTGATTGGACGTACATGGTGAGAGGGTTGGTACTTGATAAAAGGAGAGGCAACATCTTGAAG ATGGATCGGCATAAGTATGTGAAGGTAGCCTATCATGGGTTCAGGGAGCTGTCGAAGGATGAAAAAGTTGGTACCTACGGGAATACGTTGTTACGGGATTCTTTTGATGAGCCTGGCTATGCTCTCATTGATACCCTTTTTTCACTAGCTGAAGCCTACTTGTTTGCTCAACTGGTTGACTTCCGAGACAGAAATCCTGGAAAAGTTTCAGAGCGTGTTGA CTATGCTCATATGTACAAAGATGTTCGTGCTGCAGTTGATctgtgtcaccgtgatggaacTTTAAAGCAAACGGTTGCAAAAGATCCTGGACA ATATATCAACAAAGATACCTCAATAGTGCCAATGCTCAAAATGCTCAGAGATTCCGGTCGTTCTACATTCTTAGTGACAAATAG TTTATGGGACTATACAAACATTGTGATGAACTTCCTCTGTGAATCATGTACAATGAAAAGCAGTAACAGAATGAATTTTGACTGGCTTCAGTACTTTGATGTTGTGATCACCGGCAG TTCAAAGCCGGGCTTCTTCCATGAGGACAATCTCGCAAATTTGTTTGAAGTAGAACCCGAGTCTGGAATGCTACTTAATACTGATAATGGCTCTCCTATGCCTCAG GTGGGAAGTGCTTCACCAAGATTATCATTGAAGGGGCTGAATAAGATGTGCAGAGTTTTCCAG GGAGGCAGTGTTGGCCATCTGCATAAACTTCTCTCAATTGAGTCAAGTTCACAG gTTCTCTATGTCGGGGATCATATATATGGAGATATTTTACACAGCAAAAAGGTTCTTG GTTGGAGAACAATGCTTGTTGTTCCagagcttgagagagagatcgaACTGCTTTGGAAATTAAGGGATATCCGCAAG GAACTGAGATTGTTGCAGAATCAGCGTGACTTCATTGAAGACAAAATACATCTTGTGAAGTGGTCTCTCAA GTTTGAagatgttgatgttgatgagAAGCATAAAATGTCTACTGCACTAGATGAGTTGGAG TCTCAAAGGGAGCAAGTCCGATCAGCTCACCAACAGGCTCAACGGGAATGCCACCAAAAG TTTCATAAAGTTTGGGGACAACTCATGAAGACTGGTTATCAGAACTCGCGCTTTGCGCATCAG GTTGAGAGATTTGCCTGCCTTTACACTAGCCAAGTGTCCAACTTAAGCCTGTACTCCCCACACAAATACTACAGACCAAGTGAAGATTTTATGCCCCATGAATTTGATATCATTCCAATTTGA
- the LOC108991690 gene encoding probable LRR receptor-like serine/threonine-protein kinase At2g16250, giving the protein MEEARRVLVMVAIFMFVLIRCGGARQQVKLSSHVERVALLKLRSSLGLRAKDWPLKADPCLKWAGVQCQNGRVVGISVSGLRRTRLGRKNPRFALDFLANLTLLQDFNASGFSLPGTIPDWFGNSFNALQRLDLRSCSVIGPIPSSLGNLPKLNYLYLSGNSLAGAISPALGQLSELLVLDLSQNTLTGSVPSSFESLGTLTKLDLSSNFLSGSIPAGLGKLSHLQYLNLSDNSFASSIPSQLGGLSQLVELDLSKNSLSGSLPLELRGLRSLRRMNVEHNVLEGPLPDDLFMSLSSNVNATVAVFNLSNNQLYGSLNLLSLRKFSLVDLSDNYFQGKVPDASQTTATLDGNCLQIVPGQRSLEDCRQFYNVRGLSFEAPETSKTNKRLIYIMVGLFGGIGLIVLLVFVMVLILRMCDKGVANQRGTANVGSVTEGDCPSLPKDPVSMTGLGESFTYENILLFTDDFSEANLIKNGHSGDLFHGFLVGGVPVVIKRVDLRSFKKESYMIELEFFSKVSHNRLVPLLGHCLEHENEKLLVYKDMPNGDLANSLHRITNSKEGNLQSLDWITRLKIATGAAEGLAYLHECTPPIIHRDIQASSILLDDKFEVRIGSLSEVHVQEGDSRHNVLARFWRKPQISEQGPSGSSSSSSATCAHDVYCFGKVLLELVTGKLGISKSDDAATREWLEQILPYISSCDKELVTKIIDPSLIIDDDLLEEVWAMAIVARSCLNPKPSKRPPMKHILKALENPVKVVREESFTSVRMRTMSPSSWSFAFFGSWQHSSSDGATNAGNTGTSGSRQSGRVNSHGSGGHEHSSSNKRLSSEIFPEPIEMLDLERQDEH; this is encoded by the exons ATGGAAGAAGCTCGACGAGTTCTGGTGATGGTGGCGATATTCATGTTCGTGTTGATTCGGTGTGGGGGAGCTCGGCAACAGGTGAAGCTGAGCTCCCACGTCGAACGTGTAGCGTTACTCAAGCTACGGTCGTCGCTGGGGCTCAGAGCCAAAGACTGGCCCCTCAAGGCTGACCCATGCTTGAAATGGGCCGGTGTCCAGTGCCAGAATGGCCGGGTGGTTGGGATCAGTGTGTCCGGGCTAAGAAGAACCCGTCTCGGGCGGAAGAATCCGCGGTTCGCTTTGGATTTCCTGGCCAACTTGACCCTCTTGCAGGATTTCAATGCTTCTGGGTTTTCGCTTCCCGGCACTATTCCCGACTGGTTCGGCAATAGCTTTAATGCACTCCAACGGCTAGATCTCCGGTCATGCTCGGTGATCGGCCCGATTCCTTCGTCGCTCGGTAACTTGCCTAAACTGAACTATTTGTATCTGTCTGGTAATAGTCTTGCCGGTGCCATCTCTCCTGCATTGGGACAACTATCGGAACTGTTAGTTCTTGATCTTTCCCAGAATACACTTACTGGGTCAGTGCCTTCTAGTTTTGAGTCTCTTGGCACTCTTACAAAGCTTGACCTTTCTTCAAATTTCTTATCTGGGTCGATTCCAGCTGGTCTGGGTAAACTTTCTCATCTTCAATACCTGAACCTTTCTGATAATAGTTTCGCTTCTTCAATACCCAGTCAATTGGGCGGCCTTTCTCAATTGGTAGAACTTGATCTTAGTAAAAATTCTTTATCCGGTTCATTGCCTCTGGAGTTGAGAGGGTTGAGAAGTTTGCGGAGGATGAATGTTGAGCATAATGTTCTGGAGGGTCCATTGCCGGATGATTTGTTTATGAGTCTTAGTTCAAACGTTAATGCCACTGTTGCTGTGTTCAATCTCTCAAACAATCAGTTGTATGGATCTCTAAACTTATTGTCTCTTAGaaagtttagtttagttgatttgTCAGATAACTATTTCCAAGGCAAGGTACCTGATGCCAGTCAAACCACTGCTACTCTGGATGGAAATTGTCTTCAGATTGTGCCGGGGCAGAGGAGTTTGGAGGACTGTAGACAGTTTTATAATGTGAGAGGCTTGAGTTTTGAAGCCCCAGAAACTTCTAAGACAAACAAAAGATTGATATACATAATGGTGGGTTTATTTGGTGGGATTGGTTTGATAGTGCTTTTAGTATTTGTCATGGTACTTATCCTAAGAATGTGTGATAAAGGCGTTGCAAATCAAAGAGGGACTGCAAATGTAGGGTCTGTGACAGAAGGAGACTGCCCTTCGCTACCCAAGGATCCTGTCTCTATGACAGGTCTGGGAGAATCATTTACGTATGAGAACATTCTGCTCTTCACTGATGATTTTAGTGAAGcaaatcttattaaaaatggCCACTCTGGAGACCTTTTCCACGGGTTTTTGGTTGGTGGGGTCCCTGTAGTCATCAAAAGAGTAGATTTGCGTTCCTTTAAGAAAGAATCATACATGATTGAGTTGGAGTTCTTCAGCAAGGTTTCACATAATAGGTTGGTCCCACTATTAGGGCACTGCTTGGAGCATGAAAATGAGAAGCTTTTGGTTTACAAAGATATGCCAAATGGAGACTTGGCTAATTCCTTGCACAGAATTACAAATTCCAAGGAAGGAAATCTCCAGTCTCTGGATTGGATTACAAGGTTGAAAATTGCAACAGGAGCTGCCGAAGGTCTAGCTTACCTACATGAATGCACCCCTCCCATTATTCACAG AGATATTCAAGCAAGCAGCATACTTCTTGATGATAAATTTGAAGTTCGAATTGGAAGTTTGAGCGAGGTTCATGTCCAGGAAGGAGATTCTCGCCACAATGTGCTCGCAAGGTTCTGGCGGAAGCCCCA AATTTCTGAACAAGGTCCTTCTG gctcatcatcatcatcatcagcaaCTTGTGCCCATGATGTTTACTGTTTTGGTAAAGTCTTGCTTGAGCTTGTAACGGGTAAGCTTGGCATCAGCAAATCAGATGATGCTGCTACAAGAGAGTGGCTGGAACAAATCCTTCCTTACATCAGCTCATGTGACAAGGAACTGGTAACTAAAATTATTGACCCATCTCTGATCATAGATGATGATCTATTGGAAGAGGTATGGGCTATGGCAATTGTGGCCAGGTCATGCCTCAACCCCAAGCCTTCCAAGCGCCCCCCAATGAAACATATCCTCAAAGCATTGGAAAACCCTGTGAAGGTGGTCAGGGAAGAGAGTTTTACCTCTGTGAGGATGCGAACAATGTCACCGAGTTCTTGGAGTTTTGCCTTCTTTGGTAGCTGGCAGCACAGCTCATCAGATGGTGCCACCAATGCCGGCAATACTGGTACCAGTGGCTCGAGACAGTCAGGGAGAGTAAACTCTCATGGAAGTGGCGGACATGAACACTCATCTTCAAATAAAAGGCTATCCAGTGAAATTTTCCCTGAACCAATTGAAATGCTAGACCTAGAGAGGCAAGATGAACATTAG